From the genome of Desulfovibrio sp. JY:
CGCCATGCCGAGGAAAACCGCCTATACCGACCAGGCCTCCGAGGAACTGCGGGAAATCGTGCGCCACGCCGGAGCCCTGCTCGACGCCACGGCCGGCGAGGCCGACGAGCACATCCAAAAGGCCCGGCAACGCCTTGAGGAACGCCTCGAGGCCGCCAAGGACAAATACGCCGACATCGAGGGGCTCCTCGACGAGACCGTGGC
Proteins encoded in this window:
- a CDS encoding DUF883 family protein, which translates into the protein MPRKTAYTDQASEELREIVRHAGALLDATAGEADEHIQKARQRLEERLEAAKDKYADIEGLLDETVATADRMVRDKPYHVVGGSFLLGLFLGWFMSRK